The Thamnophis elegans isolate rThaEle1 chromosome Z, rThaEle1.pri, whole genome shotgun sequence genome contains a region encoding:
- the GIGYF1 gene encoding GRB10-interacting GYF protein 1 isoform X4: MAAEMLNFGPEWLRALSSGGSVASPPSSPAMPKYKLAEYRYGREEMLALYVKDNKVPDEIQDREFSAILEEEPLQPLALVPLTEEEQRNFSMSVNSVAVLRLMGKGAGVAPAGVSRGRGSTRSRAGRGRGESGFYQRSIEEAEGAAFGRGGVREIHRSQSWDDRGDRRFEKPIRREGARAPFEEGAPPSRKDFARSDSDNWRTLREEHEEEGEGGGSAGGGSGGSWRQSGGSRRESERWRSASPDGGPRSAGWREHGGDGRRRKFDFDFREREEEPRGGRRHRQSSDSFEEEKDGLPEWCLEDEEEEMGTFDSSGAFMSLKKSPKELLSEEQELSFQPLPEEQEEEEEQEEQPPEATEGNPRASREVPISPTTVERAERDQKDSRPGPEERKLPAPPGTPWQPSPPFVPLAATTNATASNCETLVPGNSSKAEKLALLPCGNPEAEALDGDPGPLGCPAQPTPAALSPLPVAPPAAPAAEFTVGDNEDEDGMKHLQQEAEKMVASLQDSSLEEEHFGQAIPEHRNTAAALPLSHEAAMKWFYKDPQGEIQGPFTTQEMAEWFQAGYFAMSLLVKRGCDEGFQPLGEVIKMWGRVPFAPGPSPPPLLGNLDQERLKKQQELAAAAIYQQLQQQQLLQLVNSRQYSQCAAQQKVASGDLSTFLQQLQALKPRAGEQGMIPSMNRSISVPDTGSLWDTHTSASSQAGGEASLWDIPINSSTQGPILEQLQLQHKLQERRGAELRAKRDEDERKRREEEELYRRKQARLPSSSSWGQQSVNASSGQSSFSLADLQKLGDSRTCRELREECRHQEILQKLLQQQQQNTQPLWGGLAKQSPSLKALLELQQESDRHLQKPAQPRGQQRAHGGHGLSSLSSQWASDVGSLWGGHEKAAPLGLWEESMKGPGPLGRNLGLRNSRSSPSLGDAYSISSRQSRKKTDEEEKLLKLLQGIHKPAQDGFTQWCEQMLHALNASSSLDVPTVVAFLKEMESPYDVHDCIRSCLGDTLEAKEFAKQFLERRAKQRANQQRQQQQQQQQQEASWQSLFPANHSPKPPSFENSQAVKIKRRPVMLHADPSILGYALHGASSELETVEDY; this comes from the exons ATGGCCGCCGAGATGCTGAACTTCGGGCCGGAATG GCTTCGCGCACTCTCCAGTGGAGGCAGCGTGGCTTCCCCGCCatcctcccctgccatgccaaaGTACAAACTAGCCGAGTACCGATACGGGCGGGAAGAGATGCTAGCACTTTACGTCAAAGACAATAAG GTCCCTGACGAAATCCAAGACCGTGAATTCTCCGCCATCCTGGAGGAGGAGCCTCTGCAGCCCCTGGCGTTGGTCCCGTTGACCGAAGAAGAGCAG CGGAATTTCTCCATGTCCGTCAACAGCGTGGCCGTGCTGAGGCTGATGGGAAAGGGGGCCGGGGTGGCCCCCGCGGGGGTCTCCCGTGGAAGAGGCAGCACGCGGAGCCGAG CAGGCCGCGGGCGAGGCGAGAGCGGTTTTTACCAAAGAAGCATCGAGGAGGCGGAAGGCGCAGCCTTTGGCCGAGGAGGGGTCCGCGAAATCCACCGCAGCCAGAGTTGGGATGACCG AGGGGATCGGCGGTTTGAGAAGCCCATCCGGCGGGAAGGAG CCCGTGCCCCCTTTGAGGAGGGGGCTCCCCCCAGCCGCAAAGACTTTGCCCGCTCGGACAGCGACAACTGGCGCACGCTGCGTGAGGAGCacgaggaggagggagagggcgGCGGCAGCGCGGGGGGCGGGTCAGGAGGAAGCTGGCGGCAGAGCGGGGGGTCCCGgcgagagagcgagcgctggcGGTCGGCCAGCCCAG atGGAGGGCCTCGTTCGGCCGGCTGGCGGGAGCACGGCGGGGACGGGCGGCGGCGGAAGTTTGACTTCGACTTCCGAGAGCGTGAGGAGGAGCCGCGGGGGGGACGTCGCCATCGGCAGAGCAGTGACAGctttgaggaggagaaggacgggCTGCCCGAGTGGTGCctggaggatgaggaagaggagatgggCACCTTTGACTCCTCAGGGGCATTCATGTCCCTCAAG AAGAGCCCCAAAGAGCTGTTGTCGGAGGAGCAGGAGCTGAGTTTCCAGCCGCTGCCGgaggagcaagaggaggaggaggagcaggaggagcagccCCCAGAGGCCACGGAGGGCAACCCCAGGGCCAGCAGGGAGGTGCCCATCAGCCCCACCACTGTGGAGAGGGCAGAGAGAG atcaaAAGGACTCCCGGCCTGGCccagaggaaaggaagctgcCGGCTCCCCCGGGCACCCCCTGGCAGCCCAGCCCTCCCTTCGTCCCTCTTGCCGCCACCACCAACGCCACCGCCAGCAACTGTGAAACCCTTGTGCCGGGGAACTCTTCCAAAGCAGAGAAGCTGGCGCTGCTGCCCTGTGGCAACCCGGAGGCAGAGGCCCTGGATG GGGACCCGGGCCCTCTCGGCTGCCCAGCCCAGCCCACCCCTGccgccctctctcccctccccgtgGCCCCGCCTGCTGCTCCTGCTGCCGAATTCACGGTGGGCGACAACGAGGATGAGGACGGGATGAAGCACCTGCAGCAG GAAGCAGAGAAGATGGTGGCCTCCCTGCAGGACAGCTCCCTGGAGGAGGAGCACTTCGGCCAGGCCATCCCCGAGCACCGCAACACGGCAGCCGCCTTGCCCCTCTCCCACGAAGCAGCCATGAAGTGGTTCTACAAGGACCCCCAAGGGGAGATCCAAG gacCCTTCACCACCCAAGAGATGGCCGAGTGGTTCCAGGCCGGCTATTTTGCCATGTCGCTCTTGGTGAAGCGGGGCTGTGACGAGGGCTTCCAGCCGCTCGGAGAAGTGATCAAGATGTGGGGAAGAGTGCCTTTTGCGCCCGGTCCATCCCCCCCACCGTTGCTG GGGAACCTGGACCAGGAGCGCCTGAAGAAGCAGCAGGAACTGGCGGCCGCCGCCATCTACCAACAGCTCCAGCAACAGCAGCTGCTTCAGCTCGTCAACAG CCGGCAATACTCCCAGTGTGCCGCCCAGCAGAAGGTGGCGTCGGGGGATCTGAGCACCTTCCTCCAGCAGCTGCAGGCTCTCAAGCCCAG AGCCGGGGAGCAGGGCATGATCCCCTCCATGAACCGATCCATATCTGTGCCAGACACTGGGTCCCTCTGGGACACACATACCTCAGCCTCATCGCAAGCAG GCGGTGAAGCCAGTTTGTGGGATATTCCAATTAATTCTTCAACTCAGGGTCCGATCTTAGAACAACTTCAACTACAACATAAA CTGCAAGAGCGCCGAGGGGCTGAACTCAGGGCGAAGCGGGACGAGGACGAACGGAAGCGGCGCGAAGAGGAGGAGCTCTACCGGCGCAAACAGGCAAGG CTGCCCTCCTCTTCCTCGTGGGGCCAGCAGTCCGTCAACGCCTCTTCCGGGCAGAGCAGCTTCAGCCTGGCCGACCTGCAGAAGCTGGGAGACAGTCGGACCTGCAGGGAACTTCGGGAGGAG tgCCGCCACCAGGAAATACTGCAGAAGCTcctgcagcagcaacagcagaacACGCAGCCCCTCTGGGGGGGCCTGGCCAAGCAGAGCCCCTCCCTGAAGGCCCTGCTGGAGTTGCAGCAGGAGAGCGACAGGCACCTGCAGAAGCCGGCCCAACCCCGGGGTCAGCAGCGAGCG CACGGCGGACACGGTCTGAGCAGCCTCTCCTCTCAGTGGGCTTCAGACGTGGGTTCGCTGTGGGGGGGCCACGAGAAGGCCGCCCCCCTCGGCCTCTGGGAGGAGAGCATGAAGGGCCCCGGGCCCCTCGGCCGCAACCTGGGCTTGAGGAATAGCCGGAGCAGCCCCTCCCTAGG GGACGCCTACTCCATCTCCAGCCGGCAGAGCAGGAAGAAAACCGACGAGGaggagaagctcctgaagctgcTGCAGGGCATCCATAAACCTGCCCAGGACGGCTTCACCCAGTGGTGCGAGCAGATGCTGCACGCCCTCAACGCTTCCAGCAGCCTCGATG tgcCCACCGTGGTTGCTTTCCTGAAGGAGATGGAGTCGCCCTACGACGTCCATGACTGCATCCGCTCCTGCCTGGGAGACACCCTGGAAGCCAAAGAGTTTGCAAAACAGTTCCTAGAGCGCCGTGCCAAGCAGAGAGCCAATCAGCAGcgacaacagcagcagcagcagcagcag CAGGAGGCCTCGTGGCAGTCGCTCTTCCCGGCCAACCACAGCCCCAAACCGCCATCTTTTGAGAACAGCCAAGCCGTGAAGATCAAGAGGCGCCCCGTGATGCTGCATGCAGACCCCAGCATCCTGG GCTACGCTCTTCATGGCGCCTCCAGCGAGCTGGAAACGGTGGAGGACTACTga